A genomic region of Stegostoma tigrinum isolate sSteTig4 chromosome 13, sSteTig4.hap1, whole genome shotgun sequence contains the following coding sequences:
- the LOC125458229 gene encoding eukaryotic translation initiation factor 4E-1A-like, whose protein sequence is MVRDDKLLIQLQAALAIQESEETKKTSRKDVLIVQPYMKHPLQNRWTLWFFKNDKSKAWQANLRLVTKFDTVEDFWALYNHIQLASRLMSGCDYSLFKDGIEPMWEDNRNKCGGRWLITLSKQQRMLELDQYWLETLLCLIGEAFDDYSNDVCGAVINVRAKGDKIAIWTRDTENEEAVLYIGKTYKERLGLPRKVVIGYQAHADTATKSGLGVKNKFVV, encoded by the exons GCTGCCCTGGCAATTCAAGAGTCTGAAGAGACTAAGAAGACCTCTAGAAAGGATGTCTTAATTGTTCAACCATATATGAAGCATCCTTTGCAAAACAG GTGGACTCTCTGGTTTTTCAAAAATGATAAAAGTAAGGCCTGGCAGGCAAATCTTCGTCTTGTTACTAAATTTGACACTGTGGAGGATTTTTGGGC ATTGTACAATCACATTCAACTTGCCAGTAGGCTGATGTCAGGTTGTGATTACTCTCTCTTTAAG GATGGTATTGAACCCATGTGGGAAGACAATAGAAACAAATGTGGTGGAAGATGGTTAATCACACTGTCTAAACAACAAAGAATGCTGGAACTAGATCAGTACTGGCTAGAAACA TTGCTATGCCTTATCGGAGAAGCCTTTGATGATTATAGCAATGATGTGTGCGGTGCAGTAATTAATGTCCGTGCAAAAGGGGATAAAATAGCAATATGGACCCGTGACACAGAAAATGAAGAAGCAGTTTTATACATAGG aAAAACCTACAAGGAACGGCTTGGTCTTCCCAGGAAGGTTGTGATTGGTTATCAGGCACATGCAGACACGGCAACAAAGAGTGGGTTGGGTGTTAAAAACAAATTTGTTGTCTGA